Below is a window of Chryseobacterium indicum DNA.
CTAATATGGAAAAGATTATCAAAAAAATAGCTGAGATCCGCAACAGAAAAGGGTTTTCTTATGAAAACATGGCTCATGATCTTGATTTGAGTACTTCAGCCTACCGTAAAATAGAAACCGGAGAGACAAAACTAACCGTTGAAAGACTTGTTGATATTTCTAAGATCTTGGAAACTCCATTGAATGATTTGCTGGAAACTGATTCGCAAAAAAATTTTAACCAGGAAAATAAAGATAATGCACACGGATTCCAAGGATTCAATGATAATATTTTTAATGAATATTCTGAAGTATCAAAAAAATTAATTGAAGTTTATGAACAACAGATCAAGGATCTGAAAGCTGAGATTGAGGCATTGAAAAGTAAGTAGGTTTGTGATGCTTCGACAGGCTCAACATGACATTGCGAATACTAACTGAAATAATAAAAGAGAGCTCACTAATTCCGTAAAGCTCTCTTTCAGTATTTTTTTCCAGATGCATTGTTATTGTTTTATGTCTGTTGTCTTTTTATCGTTAAACTGGATCAGCCAATCTTCAATTTCATCTTCCAGATAAGAGGTCTGAAGAATCATGGCATTGATGAAGTCATCGGGAACAGGTTCATCTGTTGCATTTTCAAGATTCCATAGTTCATTAGACATATTTTCATACTCGGAATAGACACGTTTGAAGCGTGAATTTTCTCTTTCAAGAGCTTCAATATTTTGCTGCTGAAGCTGGAATTTTCTGTATTTGTTTTGACGTTTCATACAAATATTGTTAAAATGTGGTCGTTAAAATTTTTGATCGTATGCTTCTAATCGCGCATTACAAGATAGAAAAAACCATCAACACAAATAGTTGAAAATGAATTTATTATCAGGTCAGGTTTACATCATTCTGAAAATTAAATTTAGAAATAATTTTGAATCTAAAAAAATATTTAACATCTTTTTTTATCGGTTTAACATATAATTATAAATTTGCATATCATAAAAATCGGATGAGAGATTTAATACTACGTCAGAAACAGGTTTTGTTCTTCATCATTGCAGGAGGACTCAGTGCGGTTGTGGAAATCGGGAGTTTTAAACTCTTCAGTACTTCCCTTCCTCAGTTTTTTCCTCGCGAAACCAATTTCCACGGAATCCATTATCCGCTGAGTAATATTTTTTCGACAAGCTGCGGAATCATCAGCAATTATTTCCTGAGCATCTGGTTTGTTTTCGAAAGAGG
It encodes the following:
- a CDS encoding GtrA family protein — translated: MRDLILRQKQVLFFIIAGGLSAVVEIGSFKLFSTSLPQFFPRETNFHGIHYPLSNIFSTSCGIISNYFLSIWFVFERGKHSKRKEFAYFMMVSFISTLLSLGFFQIFYSYIFKNNIDLIIYTLSPEMISKIAAILLVSVLNYSIKKKVIFNG
- a CDS encoding helix-turn-helix domain-containing protein, producing MEKIIKKIAEIRNRKGFSYENMAHDLDLSTSAYRKIETGETKLTVERLVDISKILETPLNDLLETDSQKNFNQENKDNAHGFQGFNDNIFNEYSEVSKKLIEVYEQQIKDLKAEIEALKSK